Part of the Musa acuminata AAA Group cultivar baxijiao unplaced genomic scaffold, Cavendish_Baxijiao_AAA HiC_scaffold_1138, whole genome shotgun sequence genome, tggcatcgtttcatcccaaaactgactcaattagacctaaactaactcgatctaaacacatacgattataagcatgaatcctatgttttcCAACATGTCATAGGTTCATCCAGCGcatcgttcgatccttcggcatattgcccaatcgacatgttaacTTTCCGTAACTTGCACGAAGTCcgatccttagtgcaatgtccgatccttcagcccgatccctaaactcatggcacgaagtccttccggcaCATCGATcattcctccggctcgacgtctaatcttctaacatgttctactccgatccaacatctaattcttcttactttaattgaatTGGCTTTCCTTGATTgatgttagtcctacgtcacttaaatgcatattagatcataattttatcaattgatttcatcattaaaatctgagatttaataaggATATAAGAGAAGATCTGCAATCTCTTATTGACTGGTTCACGTGACTAAAGGGAGataagagaagatttataataTCTCAATAATGTCATATATTCATACATTCCCACATTGTGTGTATAGTCCCTAAAAATTTCTGTCTATTTATAAGTGCGAGTAGAGgatctaggataaataattatgagagttcctccTATTAAGATCATCTCTAAAGAaatcttatcataatttgatCTCATTTCTATTGACTGATAACTATAATTAAAATCtgatcatatccataatatattttatataattaaataggatcacatTATCTAACATTATCAAGCAATGATAGTCATTTCAATTTTGTATGGGTCTCGAGATGAGCTTATGAAAGGACACCTCCAAGGGAATTTTTATCTGAGTATCAAACATGTGAAATTAGAGAGCTTTTCAATCGATAAAGGTATGGAGCCATTGAGAAAGTTATCGTTGAGATCGAGAACGACACGACTATTGGGAACGATCGAGAACTTTTGCTATAATTTTCTCTATCACTTTCATTGTTTTAAGATTCTTGATTAGTCTGATATCCGCCACCTCTTCCGCTTTGTCCATAACCTTTTTCTCTTTAAGATTTTGTTTCATCTTTGTTTTAAAGAGTAAATATAGTTTGTAGTGCTTTCTCTATagatttttcttctcctcttttttaaAGTCATTGTTCATGTAACTAAAAGATAACCTATTAGTTGTTCTAAAGATATTTGTTCTAAATCTTTAGACTCTTTATTAGCTATagcaataaaatcaaactttGAATATGGAGATCTTAGTATTCttttctattactctttgatcACTTTTTTTTTATTGCAGCAAGGTATTTCTAAataccttgttgtaattttttaaactcaACTCGTAAAACTTATAGGCAAAGTTTCTGTACTTTATCTATACAACcaaatgctttttgaagcatttctcAAGCCTCTTGTGAAGTATTTACTAAAGCGATGCTCTCAAACATTGCATCATCAAGCCCTTAGAAGATTGTGAACAAagtcattttcttcttctttcatccATCTTTGAGTTATTTTCTTGCTTCTACATTTATTGCTCCTTGGACATGGTTTAACAAATCTATCTTCTCAAACTCCTATACATCTTGAGAGTCTATAAAAATCTTTATTTGGATATACCATATATCATAAATTTCTTTTCTCAATCTAGGGATGGATGGTACTTGAAAAAGAGACCATAACTAAACCTAAGATATAATACCAAATGTTAAACTAGAAAGAAGAGATAAGGACATCACACGATGAAAGAGTAGGACAAGGcaaaatattttatctttcacTCAGAACTCTTTATAACTTTAAAAACTTTAtgtttcatgacccaacataGGGTTTATAAAGTTTTcatagatatattatattaattgtatttaaaataaatcattcttttctaaaaaaactctttcaaaaaaattatcaatttaattcatcattctataaatatttaatctatttCTCCTCTTCATACAATAAACTTCTTTCTTGGTATATTGATAGattgaatctctttatgataggttaataagtttaattccaacacctCCCTCTCCATGTTAAAAACACCCATTTGCCACCATTGCCCCTACTAACCGCCACAATCAGAAGAACAGGAAGAAGGTGGAGGTGTATGGCCGGTCAAATCACAAAGCCAACGTGCATGGTTTATAAAGAAACTGATGGTTTATAAGGAATGGGATGCACACAAAATTCTCCCATTCCATGGACTACTTTTGATCTCCACTTCTGCACGAAGAAGACTTGACCTGTCAGCCCAATCGACAGCGGAATCAACTCCAATAAAGGCCAACTTCTTCCACACAGCATGCAAGTCATCTTCTTCATTTCACCAGTAGACATGGAAGACTTGTAAAGCTCTCGAGTCTTGCCCACCTAAGTGGTTGGTTACTCGATTGTGTTGAGTAGCTATCCCAACTAACCTTCTTTGGTATATCTTTCGATATGAAGCACGCTCGTCCATGATATTATTTTACGTCTTTTCTAGAAAACATATTACGCTGCGGATGAGGCACTTTCTGTCCTAAAATTGTCATTATGACAATCCAAGCTTCAACCAACGCTTGCAAGTTTTGTTAAGATTATACACTAAATTATGCTTGATGTGCTGCTTAAGATTTGAGAGAGCCAATATTCActtgaaagaagagaagaagagaaaatgaTAGATGTTAATTGCAAGTCAAATTGTAGTTTGTTTGGCGCATCCTTATGTTCATAAGAAGAAGATGACCAACCTACAGAAGAATAAAAAGTAatactaaaataatattcattTGTAAGATGATGTGTGAAAGGAGGACCAAAACACTCTCATAGTGttcaggatatatatatatatatatatatatatatatatatatatatatatatatatatatatatatatatatatatatatatatatatatatatatatatatatgtatatacagaaataaattctaatttactaaaaattaatttttctatTTAGAACTCTAATCTAAAGTCTAATTTACCGCAAGTCAAAGTTTTCTTGGCCAGCGAACGTATAGTCCGGTAAGTAGAAAAAGAATCCTTGGAATGTCAGACAAGTCAAAGTTTGAGCATCATGGAATGGAAGAAATTGTGTGCATCAGTTGGCTTATAACTTTGTGATTTGGCATAGCGTAGCATGCACCTCCACCTTCGTCCTGTTCTTCTGATTGTGGCGGCTAGGAGTAggtagggagggagggagggagatcaAACTGCGCGCCATGGGTTTCCCTTTACGCTTCTTATCATCACTGTTGTTGTGCCTCTtggccctcctcctccaccgggcCACGGTGACAAGTGGATGTTTCAGCATGGAGAGGGAGGCACTGTTGGACTTCAAAGCCGGCATCCACGACACCCATAACCGGCTATCTTCTTGGACGGGCCACCACTGTTGCACATGGAAGGGAGTGACCTGCGACACCACCACTGGCCACGTCGTCATGCTGGACCTCCGAAACACAAATATTACAGATGATTGGGCATTACGCGGTGAGAGGATGAACTCGTCATTGCTTGCTTTATCACATCTGGAGCACTTGGATCTTAGCTTCAATGATTTCAGCGGAATCCGCATGCCGGAATTCATCGGCTCCTTCAAGAAACTGAGATACCTCAATCTATCTTCGACATATTTCATGGGAGGAATACCTGCTCGGCTGGGGAACCTTTCGAGCCTCTACGTTCTTGATCTAAGCGATGCTTTAGATTTTGCATCCCATGTTGACAACCTCGACTGGCTCTCCCATCTTACCTCCTTGAAGCACCTGGACTTGAGCTGGTTGAAGCTAACCGGTGCCCCAGATTGGTTCTCATCCGTGAACATGCTGCCATCCCTCCAAGTGTTAAGTATGTCTTATGTTGGTCTCGATACCATCCCAGCTTCTGTTGTCCACGTCAACTTCACCTCCTCTCTTACTGTCCTTCATCTCTCCTTTAATAATTTCAACTCCACCTTACCCAAATGGTTGGGGAATATTACTAGTCTTACCCATCTTGATCTCTATTTTGCTGGGTTATATGGCGTTATTCCCGATGCAATTGGAGACTTGGGTTCTCTTACTTTTCTTAATCTAGGAGACAATCAACTCGAGGGTATCGTACCGAGATCCATGGTTGATCTCCGTAGACTGAAAGAATTACATATGCAAGGCAACCGATTGACAGGAAATTTGAGCGATTTGCTAGAGCAAATGACGAATCTCAtcattttggatctcgggtctaaTTTATTCAACGGTTCCATGCCTTCCTCCGTTGGTAAGTTCTCTAATCTCACCGAATTGAATCTCGCTGGAAATTCTGTTGGAGGTGTCCTTTCAGAAGTTCATTTTGAGAATCTTACGAGATTGCAAGTGTTGGACTTGTCTGACAACCTCATCACCATATCAGTTGGGCAGAGTTGGGTCCCCCCTTTCCAACTCAGATTACTAGATTTAACCAATTGTCAGTTGGGACCTCAATTTCCAGAATGGTTACAGTTCCAAACACAGATGACAACATTATATTTGGCAGACTGTAAAATTGCAGGGACAATGCCCGCTTGGTTttggaatatttcatcttctaccatCACAGATTTAGACCTTTCCAACAACCAAATAGGAGGCAAGCTGCCATCTTCTTTCAAGTTCACCAAGTTGGAAAGATTAAATTTGGACTCCAACAGATTTGAAGGTCCATTGCCAACGATGCCACCATCTACACTTGATGCTCTATCTCTTTCCAATAATTCCTTTACAGGGCAATTACCGATATGGCCCCATGTTCACTCAGTGGCACTCTCAGATAACATGCTTGACGGTGGCTTATCTTCATCAATCTGCCAATGGACATTTCTCGAATACCTTGACCTTTCGAACAACAAATTACTTGGTGAGATCCCTTATTGTCTAGGGGAGTCATTACAAAATCTTTGTTACTTAGATTTGGGCAACAACCAAATAGGAGGCAAGCTGCCATCTTCTTTCAAGTTCACCAAGTTGGAAATGTTATATTTATACTCCAACAGATTTGAAGGTCCATTGCCAACGATGCTACCATCTACACTTGATGCTCTATCTCTTTCCAATAATTCCTTTACAGGGCAATTACTGATATGGCCTCATGTTAAATTTGTGTTCATCTCAGATAACATGCTTGACGGTGGCTTATCTTCATCAATCTGCCAATGGACATGTCTCGAATACCTTGACCTTTCGAACAACAAATTACTTGGTGAGATTCCTTATTGTCCGGAGGAGTCATTACAAAATCTTCGATTCTTGAATTTGGGCAACAATCACTTCTCGGGTGAAATTCCACACACGATCGGATTTTTAAGTGAGCTTCAGCTATTGCAACTAAAAAATAACAGTTTTTCGGGTGAGGTTCCTTTGTCATTGAaaaattgtacaaatttatggttTCTTGATCTGGCTCAAAATAATCTTGTCGGAAGTATAACGCTATGGATGGGAGAAAATCTACGACGACAACTGGTAGTTCTTCGTCTACGTTCAAATATGTTTTCTGGAGTTATTCCCTGGCAACTTGCTCGATTTAAGAGGCTTCAAATATTGGATCTTGCAAATAATAATCTATCTGGATCAATACCTCAGAACATTGGTAATTTAAATACCATGAGATCGACATCACAATATAATGATTTTTGTTATGATGAATTAGATGTCTTTACGAAGGGACAAGATCTTCATTATTTACAATGCAGTATAAAACTTATGAAAAGTATGGATCTTTCGAACAATAGTTTAACTGGAGAGATCCCAAAAGGAATTGGAGATCTTGCAGGACTCAAGAATTTAAATTTGTCAAGAAATCATTTACAAGGTAAAATCCCTTGGGAGATAGGAGGAATGAAATCATTAGAATCCCTTGATCTATCAATAAATGATCTTTCTGGTAGCATTCCTGAGAGCTTATCGGTTTTATATTCCTTGAGCTACttgaatttatcatataataatctTTCGGGAAGGATACCAACTGGTCATCAACTCCAAACACTCAATGATCCATCTATTTACATGGGCAATGCCGACTTATGTGGACCACCAACTTCCAAAAGttgttttaataataaaataactcaAAATATTATACAAGAGTACAAGAAGGAGATTCCTGAGTGGCTATGGTTCTATATCAGTATGGTATTAGGATATGTGATAGGATTTTGGACCTTTTATGGTATTCTCTTCCTCAAAGATGCATGGAGACATACTTATTTTCATACGATTGATCATATGTATGATTGGTTATGGGTGAAATAGCATTTAATCTTTTGACGATTGTTTAGACTTTAATCCTAAAATTTCTAGTGTGGATGATACAAGACTTTACCGTAGATGGGGAGAAGGTATGTCAtcactctattttttttatttatatggtaTTTTAGATTTGTAGATAGGTATTGATCAATTTCTATGTAATTTGGGTCTTCTTCTATTTGATGTTTGCATAATCATAACATCGTTGGCTCATTGTtttaaagtagaaaaatattagaaaaagaagagaacataCAACCGAGTTTCTGTACGAAGATATAGTCTAAAAGTATACTATATTGAATTTAAAGGAACAAACACATTACTTTCAAAATGATAGAATAGATATTATAATTTGACTAGTGTGTGTGGATTGGACACAGAGGAAGCGAGGGGTGGCTTTGGCATagggagaaaagaaaaagaaaaacaaacggtgtgagatttaataaggatgatgtttttatatcaagagagtaatatatgattttgaattcctTTCATTCCCTATCCAAAGAGTAAATAGGACTATAGATTAATTAATCTAAGATCATTGAGTATGTTGTGATCTTAGATAAAAAAATAGTCATTCtcagattaaaaaagaaaatattatgattgTTTGTTGGATTGGTTTATATTATTCGAATGAtttaggaaaagaagaagaatgttGATCACTATATCAGTTATAATAATCTACGATTAACGTAAGTATGGAATGATTTTGTCTAACTTGTTTtccaatttaataatatatatttgttaataatgaagttatgtgatttgcaaatgttaaattggcttttgaaaataagatttttgatattacatttgtttaaaataattaaaatatttgattattatatttttgaatgcTATATTGTTGGACATATTTCAAATGATAGGTAAGGAGTTATGCATTGGAATTGGAAGGATATGtcaatatgttattttaaatgatGGTTAATTTTTCAATCTGTTAGTTTTAATTTGGATCTTACCAATTGGGGTTATGTATTACTCGTAAGTTCATAAACTAGTTTCTTATGGGGCAGGACATAGGGATAAATATCTTACCTATACATGGAGGTTGAATATGTTTTTGATTCTTGTCATGGGATATAATATGGTTATAGCCATTAGATATATGTCTTTTGTTATAGTTATGATTATTTAATGAATTTTAGATGTGAAAGCTTAGTTATACTTATACTGATTCATAATTAGTAAAATAATCTTTGCATTAAAATGAAATATATCCACTTATGTTTTGTTATACAAACGTTTTCAAAGATTATATTATCTTATGTGCTTGTTATGCTAAAAGTGATGATTTGAAAAGCATGTTTATTCTTTATTTAAGAATAAAAGAGGGTTCAGCATTTATGTATAGTTTTCTAAAATGCATTTATGATAAGTTTTGCTAGTATATGAGTTTTGGTGCTTACTAAGTTGTGGTTGCTCACATCCTTGTTGTTAAAATTTTTCAGATGCCAGTGAGTAGATTGAATTTggttatgcatcgaggcaataaATTATATCATTTGTGGTTCAAACTCTTGAGACTTGTGATGTAATAATCCATTAGTTTGGTGAACTTATTTGTATTTGAGAGTTCAATATGTCGCTACTATTATACGTGGACATTAAGGGTGTTTTTGTTTTGTATTGCGTAAAATGCATGAATTTTTGGATTTAACAGGTCTTGTAATCGGAGGTGATGGAACTTAAAAAAAAAGAGCCGCTGCAATATTTGAGGTAGTTATAAAATAGAAGTTCTTTAACATTGTTTTTGTAGGTATCTGTTCATTGttagtttctctttcttgaaTTAGTTGATGTGCTTCAACAAATCCAAAGACGTGAGTTAAAAGTTTCTATCGCTAGGATTCCAAATACTATAGATAATGATATAGCGATACTCATCATTCTTAATCGTTGTAGAATTATTATATGATAGTTTAGATATATAAAGGCGTGGACTAAAAGTTTTTATTGCTGGTATTCCAAAAGATTATGGATAATAACGTTTTAGAATTATTATttggtagtttttttttttctaata contains:
- the LOC135671248 gene encoding receptor-like protein 36; amino-acid sequence: MGFPLRFLSSLLLCLLALLLHRATVTSGCFSMEREALLDFKAGIHDTHNRLSSWTGHHCCTWKGVTCDTTTGHVVMLDLRNTNITDDWALRGERMNSSLLALSHLEHLDLSFNDFSGIRMPEFIGSFKKLRYLNLSSTYFMGGIPARLGNLSSLYVLDLSDALDFASHVDNLDWLSHLTSLKHLDLSWLKLTGAPDWFSSVNMLPSLQVLSMSYVGLDTIPASVVHVNFTSSLTVLHLSFNNFNSTLPKWLGNITSLTHLDLYFAGLYGVIPDAIGDLGSLTFLNLGDNQLEGIVPRSMVDLRRLKELHMQGNRLTGNLSDLLEQMTNLIILDLGSNLFNGSMPSSVGKFSNLTELNLAGNSVGGVLSEVHFENLTRLQVLDLSDNLITISVGQSWVPPFQLRLLDLTNCQLGPQFPEWLQFQTQMTTLYLADCKIAGTMPAWFWNISSSTITDLDLSNNQIGGKLPSSFKFTKLERLNLDSNRFEGPLPTMPPSTLDALSLSNNSFTGQLPIWPHVHSVALSDNMLDGGLSSSICQWTFLEYLDLSNNKLLGEIPYCLGESLQNLCYLDLGNNQIGGKLPSSFKFTKLEMLYLYSNRFEGPLPTMLPSTLDALSLSNNSFTGQLLIWPHVKFVFISDNMLDGGLSSSICQWTCLEYLDLSNNKLLGEIPYCPEESLQNLRFLNLGNNHFSGEIPHTIGFLSELQLLQLKNNSFSGEVPLSLKNCTNLWFLDLAQNNLVGSITLWMGENLRRQLVVLRLRSNMFSGVIPWQLARFKRLQILDLANNNLSGSIPQNIGNLNTMRSTSQYNDFCYDELDVFTKGQDLHYLQCSIKLMKSMDLSNNSLTGEIPKGIGDLAGLKNLNLSRNHLQGKIPWEIGGMKSLESLDLSINDLSGSIPESLSVLYSLSYLNLSYNNLSGRIPTGHQLQTLNDPSIYMGNADLCGPPTSKSCFNNKITQNIIQEYKKEIPEWLWFYISMVLGYVIGFWTFYGILFLKDAWRHTYFHTIDHMYDWLWVK